The Solanum lycopersicum chromosome 2, SLM_r2.1 DNA window TTACCACTTGTATAACCAAAAACTATGTTGTATGGAATTTACTATTGTGATAGTAATTACACAATCTAGTAACTACATAGTGGTGTTCTACACCTAAGTGGTTAATGAAGTGTATTTGAGGTTATGATGTTACAATTTCAAATCGGTGGGATTAGTCGAGGTGTGTGTTAGCTGACTCGTACACCACGGTTATAAGAAAAACATAGAGTGGTGTTGAAACATACATCTTTAGATTTTCATCCAAAACTAGATTAGCTTTTGTTGGCTTTTGCCTTATTGAGGCAACAACCTTTTGCTATTTAGGCACCTCCAATTGCTTGCAGTTTCTAGCTACCTCATGCCTCATTTCTCAAGTTTTCTTATATTCCTCTaaattaaaactcaataaaCCTGTACTGTAATGCAAGAAAGCTATGATTCTGTTCCCTCCTTaactttatcataaaattatatatatatacattacaTGCATCAACAAATGATTGCTTCCTCTTCACAGCTTACATTTCTAGCGCTTCTCTTCTTTGAGAAAACTACAATTATTCTCATCAGAAACAAACTCTCTCATAGAAAACAACAAGAGTTGAAAATCTATTGAACAAGTAGCTATGAGGATTTCTTGCTGTTTCCTCTTCTGCCTCTTGATTTTTTCAGGTGAATATCACTATGTggcccttttttcttttataatgttTCGAAATGTTATACATAATCTTTAACTATGGTAAATTTTAAGAGATATTTCTACCATTTCTTGGCTTTTGATCCTGGACTATAGATACTTCGATATGTTGCTACTGTTGGTTTGCAAGTTTTCGATATCAAAACTGAAGTTTGCAATTGATAGCAAACTAATTTGGGAGCTAACTTATACATGAGATTATGTTGAGCTGAATAGAGGAATATACACTTATTGaatgaactatttaattttgtacagCTCCTTTGCACCTCATTTgaattcatttcttttttaccATCCCAATGTTCTTTTGCATGCATGCACTGTTGTAGCTTTTTGAATTTCATGTTAAGCGTTTCAATTTGGATTATGGACATACaaataactttgatgatttcaTAAGTCAATTTTTTGCACAAATACAGGCTACTGAATGACATTTTACATGTTTTGACAATATATATTTACTAGAAAAgcttactcaaaaggagtttgCCTTTCTCCAAGaaatttcaaacataaaaaGTAAATCTTATGAAGCTCCATTTTTCTGAAGATAATAAACTGCTAAGAACAACAAGTTCTTGGTTCAAGAATGAGATATGGAATCAAATATGAAACAACCTTGTGATATACTACTAATTCTTTCAACATGCAGAATCTAAAGAATAAAGCAAAGACAGAACAAACTGACACATATCTAGTGTATACACTTACTTCAGGTACAAGCATTGCAGACAAGCATCCCACAAAAGCCATCAGAAAAAGCAAGAAACTAGCATTCCAAGAGGAGGACATTGCGATTTCACCTTCCATGTATTCTGACCAGCTAGATGTTCCCATCATTAATCCAACAACCCCAGGTACAACATATCCAGACCCCACAATGGATAGCCCACCGCCACCATCTACCACACAGCCAATCACGAACCCTGCTCCATACATGAATCCTAACCCGAACCCCAATCCTAATCCTAACCCGAACCCGAACCCGAACCCAAatcctaatcctaaccctaacccaaacccaaacccgAGCAACAATCCAGGGCCATCTACAGGGGGGGCTTGGTGTGTAGCCAGCTCCACTGCTTCAACAACTGCTCTGCAAGTAGCACTGGACTATGCGTGTGGCTTTGGAGGTGCAGATTGTTCAACTATCCAGTCTGGTGGAAGCTGCTACGAACCAAACACAATTAAAGACCATGCTTCCTATGCTTTCAATGACTACTACCAAAAAAATCCAGCTCCCACAAGCTGTGATTTTGGAGGAACAGCACAGCTTACTTATACTGACCCAAGTAAGTGCAAGACAGCAGCACTAAAGCTGCTAAACATCACATAGAAGTAGAGTTCTTTAATCTGCTAATCCAGAAAAGTTGGCAaagcttctaattttttttcattactgCAGGCTCTGGGAACTGTCACTATGCAGCATCAAAATCAACCCCTACCACACCACCTGCCCAGCCACCCCCTACCCTGCCACCCCCTTCTCTGCCACCTCCAACTCCAAGGTATAAACCATCTGaaattatttgagttttaaattATCTCCTAACCCAGAAATGTGAAGATGTTTGTCTGATTCCTTGGAATTGCAGCACAACGACGCCCGTAAATCCATACACCCCAGGTGGCCCGAATGGTTTTGGTTCTGATCCAACAGATTATGGTGCAGAACCAACAGGTACCCCCAGTGGAGCAGACAACTTATCAAGCAACTTCCAATTTCTCTTCGCCATGGCCTCTTTCCTGGTGGCAGTTACAGCAATTCAATTCTAAACAGAGTGCGCAAGATATTGTTCACAGGGATTGCAAGAAGACACTAGTTGTCTCCATACTCCCATTGCTTCTAAACAGCAGAATCATCATGAGATGTGAAAATCTCATGGCATTCAACACATGAAACTCGCTGTACTTCGTCCGTTTATGGCTTTTAGCCCAAGTAGGAAGTCAGTACGTAGTGAAGAACATCTTAATGTAGccaatttctattaaaatatttctgCAGTGAATAAATACTTTAGACACAATATCTCATTTTAGGAATTTCAATGAAGAGTCATGTACAAAATCCGGGAAGTGACCCATCAACGAGAGACCATTAATATCGACCATTTATCCTCCAAACTATGACATATGAGGCATGCCGATTCCAAGATACGGAGAACACAGTAGCTCACTATATAAATTGCAAAAACACAACTAAACTTTGAAGAATCATTTGAAACTTCGACCTCTTTTTTGTTATGCTTTCACTTTTTTCTTCCTTACAGCAGTCACTACTTAACATTATCAGAAATAAAAGGAGCAAGACGGTGTTCTTTCTTTATACAGTAACATTAGAGAGATAACATAATTGAATAAGAATATTTGAACTACTCCAGAAGAATGTTAACACGTGTtaggaataaaaaaaatgtaacaatGTGAAGACTACCAGACAAGCAAACATGCTTTGCAAGCCCCACTCACTCTTCAAGAAATATGGACGTACAAATATATGTCCAGGTCTGACCTGCAAGGCACTGCAAGGCAGTGGTGCCAACCCTGTGCTTATACAAAAAGCAGTTACTACTTAATTCCTCTGTGAATTTTTACACTTTTACATTTCAAGTAGAATCTGGAAGAAGGTTATTTATCTTTTGGAGGAACCACTGGACTTTGCAAACTCTTTCCATGCGATAGCCCAAATTAAAACCTTTTCTTTCTTTACATCAATGGTAAAAcccaaaataagaataattttgTTTCGTAGATAAGTAGCACCAGATGTTACCCAAAGTATAGAAATTAATAGGATATAAATGAAAGCTTGTTTATCCTATTTATTCCTGCATAAATACATTCACCTTAATTTGTCCCACAAACTTGACTAGATAAACAGCTAGAAATTTACACGAGGGATTAAAAGAAAGATATTTATTTGTGTGATCTCCAACCCTCAAATGACTCAAATAATTTACAGGACTCCTTTGAGAAATCGCTGTAGTTTAACATCAAATCAAGAGCAAGCATGGCACAGCAAGAATACAAATGATGGCTAGGGTGGCAATAATTGAACCTTGATCAAACGCCTTCTGCAAGCTGCCAGCACGTGTGAAATGCTGGAAACCCAGATAAGCTGCTATAGCCAAGGAAAGAATGACACCTTCCTTTGTCCCCCTGCCAAGAACAATACTAACCAGATATAACTCTACTCTATCAGACCAAGTGACATTTATAGAGAAGGATATACCAACCTTAGATTTGCAACTTGATAAGGAGCCACAATTACCATCAATAATGCTATAAATGGCAATTCAAGTTCACCTACAAATGATCAAGACCGCAGTCAGATATTTCAAAGACAATCATCTAAATGATTGAATGTAGTAGCAAACATAACAGCGTCCAAAGAAAATGAGTAGCTAAAATCTTGACAACAACCTTAGAAAATGATCTCCTTATCATCTTTTGATAACATAGAACAGGGTCAAACTTTCAAGTTTCAATGTCCATTCACAATCTTCTGCTAAGCAGCATGAATACATATTCTGCTTCCTATTATGACTTTAGAATGTTAAACTCACTAAGGGTTGTAAACATACAAAAGTTGGGCATATTCTCTTACTTCCTACCCAGAAATGGGCTGAGATTTTCACCTTAAAATAGAACCAGGAAAATATTGGGTACAATTTAATAGCCTGCTTCCCGAGGGAATATTGGGTGGATAATGCTATCCAACAACATACAAAATACATAATGCTATCCAACAACATACAAAATACAGAAGCAAAAGACAAGGTTGTCAATTTCAAGATTTGAGGTTTAAACCATAGACATGATAAAGGAACCAACCAGGAAAGGAGAAGAAGAGACGAACAAGAAGTGCCAAAAATGCTGACCAAATGCCATATTCACCCCTGAAAGTTATTTCTCGTCAGTTTGCTGTACTGCAAAACATTCAGCTTAATGAAGTAAGCACAAGCTACTTAACAGATGCTAATAAACTTACTGGATCCACGAGACAACTGCAGTAGGAGCTTGTAAAGCAAATAAAGGAACAAGAAAAGACTTGTGAATAGCAGTGCCCTTCGCAAGCATGAGAACCCTAAAAATAACCATTTGACTGTCAGATTGCAGTATACAAATCATGGCACAGCATGCAGAACAAGGTTtactttaaaagaaaaaaagatagttTATTCGCCGGAAATTATACAAGACTTATAAAACAAGGGGCACTGACTTTGAATCTTCTAAGATTCAATACACTTGTACCAAAGAAATTAATGTGCAGTCATACTCgagaaaaaagagaaagcaAACAGTAAAtctctaaaaatattattgactAATGTTACGTGACAGGAACAAGTGTACAATCTATAAAGAAAGACTTCTGCACATGTCCCtctctttttatcttttctatCTGTACAGTGTTGGGTTAACTCAAGCCTTAACGATAGAGTGTGAAGCACACAAAGCTAATGTGTCAATGGCAAGGGCCAATGCTCTCTCCTGGTTGATGCTTCTAAATTCTAACGAGTGGTGCTACCAGCAAACTGTTTTCCTTATACACCTTAGCTCTTTACGATCAAGCTTGTACATTAGCCTGTAAGTGACCCTTAATCATCAAGTAATCTGGAAACTTTGGAAGTCCAAGTTGAACTCGAGGATAAAATGGGAGAAAGTCAAATGAGATGGTTTGGCCACATCCTGCACAGGTCAACATGTGTCATCATGAGATTATTGAAGGGGCTAAAGGAGACCAAATAGAACTAAAATCATATGGATGGAAATATTATCTACATGATCATCAGTGCATATTAGAAACCAGTGAGAAGAATCCAGAGGCAACatgtttaagttgaattggGAAATGGTGTGAAGATCAAATTTTGGTAGGAATTACAGGTATGTCATAACTTATCCAGTTTCAAATCACGATCTAATGCACAATTACCTATTGTCTAGAAAATAATAGGTGGAGATAACATCAATAGGAGAGTCAAGACTGGAAATTGGAGAGGCTAACTTGTTGCTGACAACTGAACTAAGAAAACAGGATAATTGAAAAGGAAGAGTAAGTGACACACAAAAGGGGTTTATTCTATACGGGTGTTACTATATATAAACCAGAGGAAAGAGTCTTGACAACTAATTTGAAAACATAAGGTTCCTCTAGAAGTATTTTGTACAGCACAAATGAAGCATGTATCACACCTGAGAAGAGGGAAACGGATTTGAAAAATAGGTAACAACTGTGAGAGAAGGATATGTAGGACAGAATCTCCTTTTCCTACACTCAGAGATGAGTACTGACATACAGAATATGTTTTGTAAATTTACCTGGGATCAATGGTAATGCCGAATTCTTTAGAGATACATATTGTAGTTAACAGGAAGAGAGCCACAGAACTCTCTGCGAAAGGTTTGTTACATTCCATAATGGATTATATTGGCCCTTATTGAGGGAAAGGAACTGGAGGTGTTTTGAGGGAGTTTCTCTTGTTAATCACATTATGCATCTTGATGTTTGGTGTAGTTTGAATAATGTTAATGCTTTGGTGGACTTCATATGCTCCCTACAACTTTAAAATATGGgttaaaatttgtatatttattttgtctACAAGGTTCTCCTTGGTGCTGGAACTCTAATAAGGTATTTTCCTAAGTGAACTTAGAGTTCCACTCAACgtctcaacaacaacatacctagtgtaGTCACACAAATTTTAGTGGAGGGTAGAGCGTAACCAGACCTAATCTCTACCTCAGAGGTAGAGCGATTGTTTCCAATAGACCCGGTGTCAAGATAAAAACAGtctagaaaaaaaagaagtaatggaaataaaaggAACAACAGACAGTAATATAACACAGGTTGTAGCAGAACAATactacaacaaaataatgtTATAATCAAACTACACGGAACAACATATAATAACAgaaattgaagaacaagaaacaGGAGTAATACTACGACGAGTAGTATGGACAATAAGTCCATACACTCCTACCTACTACCATTCTACCCTAATCCGTGTCGTCCACACCTTACTATCTAAGATCATGTCCTCGGTGAACTCCAACTATGTCATGTCGTATCTAATCATCTCTCTCCAATACTTTGTTGGTCTACTTCTACCTCTCACAGATCAATCCAGACAACCGCTCACACATCCGCACTTGCTATCCCTGCATCTATTCATCACGAGCCCAAACTATCTCAACTTTGCTTCCCAAATTTTGCCTTTCACCGAAGACACTCCCAtcatattccaaaaaaaaaaaagtactaaaaAAGATTCATACGACGTTATTGAGAGTCAATACTAGATTTATACCACTTCTAATTTCACATGgtcaaaatgaaaatgaaaaatcaattctttAGATGTCCCATTTTACCAGCAAACTTAGCACCAACTCCTGTAAGCGCGCGAATGAGTAAGGGAGACTTACACAGAGGAAATAGTACAGACCCACTGTAGATTTCTAGGAGTAAGAGCAGCAGCAGAACAAACCACTCCTCCACGTCTCTTCATATTCATCTCTCCACTTACATCAATTGAAACTCTGTAAAAGAAACAATCAAAACCCCATGAggataagataaaaaaattagggAAATACGCCCCAAAACACGTGCAAAAATGGGATTTTGATAGACCAAATTTGAAATGAGGTTCATATATCCAAATCAATCAAACAACAAACCTGAGAGGGTTATATCCAAGAAAACTAGAGCTTTGCTGCAATTTGTGCTGAGAAATCCTAGTGTGATGAGATTGAGGAGATCTCAAAGCGCATAGTTGTTTATTGTAGGAAGCAAAACGATGTATAGgataagaaagagaaagagaaagggaCATCATTCTATATCTTTGTTTTAAAATTCCTCTACTGTTTAACTTATACGCCGGCGAATGAAGATAAAGAAAGTGGAAATCAGAGATGGGTCGCCTGAGAAATCAGAGTTAAAGACAATAATGGTGAAGAAGGAGAGTGAGAAGTGACAGTATAAAGTGAAGGGTTGATTCATACGTACAAGAAATAGTGTGCCATTTGTCGAACGAAGAGCGACAACAATAATTGTGCCTCGTTTGGATTATTGAATCATTGGAGTATTCCCTTTATAGAATCGAACCATTAGTAAATCATCTCAACTATTAATAGTATCCGTTAAAGTTCAAAGTGACTCTTGAGTTTTCATATAAaccattaataatttttttatatatttttagtcttactttaaaattttatctatcTTTTAGCATTGATTTTATCCATAACTCATGTATGGGATGTTcaattgaattttatatatttagtagaaataacaACTCCATATAAAAGAATGGGAGAAGAAAAAACCTGTgttttatttagtaaaaattatattacagATAAAGTCAAGAGGTTTATCATGTgttttatttagtaaaaattatattacagATAAAGTCAAGAGGTTTATCACGATAATTTCGCGTGTTGTACAATATCTTTTTTCTTGCAAAGTCATTtgttaagatatttttaatttagttgCAGTAATATTTCTAGTGAACACAACAAAGTGTTTTTCTTATCACCTTCTCTCAGATAgggttattatttttattttatatatatatatataagacgATTGAAcatttcttatttaaaaattttggacaacaataatactaaaaaatagaaaaaaaattagggaaTAGACCAAAAATGCACCGATATTAAAAATATGAGGGACTATTAATGTTCCATATGAAAACTCAAAGATCACTTTGAGTCAGGTAGAAAACTATTTTGAGTCTTTCGTTGaactattaaaattttcttcctTAAATCATCTATACCATGGAGGTCGGAGAATCAAGtgtagcaataaataaaaaaaaatattatcatttaataaaaaataaatttaaacaagcCTCTTACTAGCAAAAATAGTCAATTTTTTGTGAAGAacatttgtttgtttgtttaacTTGACAAAGTTAGAGGGGTGGATGATAatatccaaacgggcccttggAAAATCATGAACAAATTCACGTGTTCAGCTCTTAATCCCATGATAGATCCGCCATGGAAGATAGCAGCcgtgaaattattatttttatatgatatcaaaattacgtgtaatttattctaattatattttatttaaataaatttatatgtattagGGATAtgtaacaaattttattttattttccttcatCTTGAGCTTGTATATGGTACCCCATGTACATGTctgattatgtaatttttccaattatttaggttaaaaagataaattaattgCTTGTGGCCTACTTCAATATTTGGGCCTAAACCGGTAAAATCAAGCCCAGAAATTGCTGAAGGCCCAATTAAAGAGAAAACTAAATGGCTGAGTGCACAAATAaccatttttgacaaaaaatatctgaattttataaagttttaaattttagccACTTAGTCATACATGTCTAATATCTGAATTTAAGCTCCACACTAACTTTAGAATTTAGATCAGGAAAGTCTAAATTACTGTTAATTTTAACGTGCAATTTAATAGTCAAAATGGAGTAGTGATTTTGAGATATTGGATAGAACTAAGTAATATTTTAGTAGGTAAATTAACACCATAAAAAACAATTTGTTAcgaattatattttgtatttaaatgtgatccataaaaaattgtttcaaaATACATCGGggtgaaattaatttttgtttggttTCTAGTTCGTGATGCTGAATGTTGCGGTTAGTTCTAAATTCATTCAACAAATACCTAAAATTAATACAAACTTTAAATGGATTtttggaagaagaaaaaaaactaataggTGTCTGccttgatttaattttttttttttggtgaaccAACAAGTCCAGCAAATCAATTCTATGATTTATGAACATAATTGTTATTGTTTCCTAATTCTAATAATTACCTTTGACAGCTATTATACATGTTAGACTGTTTGGTTATGATTATTCcctctaaataaaatatttctagactatagttttttaaaataaataaataaataaattatcttgtAGCTGCCCTCTTGATGTTGACTTTAGAATTCAATTCCTTGGGTGACCTATACCTACTTTTATGATTCCAAATTTCCAATTCGATTTTGTGATTATAGTAAATAatcattcaattttataattttattttctactaAAGGACAATAAAATTGGAATAAGTCATTTAAATTGCATAAAATTGGATATACAAAAGGTAAACATGGTTAATGAATTTCAATTAGATTCTgtataataacaaaaaggaaatTATGTACTACTCCTAAGTCCTatgtataattgtatatatataattagggCTAAATTAGTCCCAAATCAGATCAGATCTGCTTGATTGATATAAACAAAGTGTTAATCCAGTCACTTCCCATCCATCTTCaacaaatttttttctataattcttcgataattcttttaaattcGTCTGTTTGATATAAACACCTCGATCTGGATCTGCCCAGCCCTTCTTAGATCTCAGATCTGAGATCTCAATTGCGAGCGAGAGATTACACTGAATATGtttctctgaaacaatttcccCTTCACTCACAAATGTTCTGCAAAAAGATGCTACATaaactgttgttgttgttgctgctgtatTTTCTGGTTCTGTCAGGTGAAATGCATTCAACCATAGCTTTTCTCTTTAGAGAATTAGGTTTCTCCCTCATTAAATGAGGCTTAATTCTGTTAACATCTGATTGTTGAACTGGCTTCAGAAAAAACTCTTCAGCTCCTTCTTCTAAACATCTATTAATCCTTGATGGAACATTTTCCGATGACATAATTATAACTGGAATATCCTTCAAATAAGATGATCCTTTAACTTTCCTCAATAAATCATAACCAGTCATTTCCGGCATACTATAATCTGTAATTATCAAATTCACTCCCGTTTCTCTTACTTCAAGCAACTCCAAAGCTTTACTTCCAGAATCAACAACAGTAActgttaattaaaaaataaacatattagaaaaaaaaaaacagatgaTTTTCGttgaaaaaagaattttgaattcACTTAATTACCTTGATAAGATGAAGTTTTGAGAAGTCTTTCAATGAGTTTTCTATCAATAATACTGTCATCAACAGCTAAAACATGAAATTGAGTATCCATTGTTTGATTGTAAGAAGAATTTCtttttatgaatttgtatttgtttttatgAATTTGTGAGTTTGTgaagtgaattatatatatatgggggATGTGATGTTGATTTCGAGAAGATACGGAAAATATTTGACAGAAGAGAAAGAGAGATACGAATGAAGATATCAAATCAGAATCTTAAGGATTTTCTATGttgattttctttgattttacaAATCTTTGAGACTTTGTTTATGAAAATGACTCTTTGAGAAGGCAAAGGCTGGATTCAGTGCACAGTGGATCCCACCATTTTGATTTTtctgtttttaaaatattatgtaagaGGTGTACCATGCACATGATATCTGATATCCGTTTTCTCGTTCGTTTTAATTCATGTGATTGtatttgatttaatataaaagaaaagtttattattgtaatatgatttataaatatttattatttattttaaggagAAGTATCAACAACACcattaaatttaatgtatattattagtttgtgtCTAAACTATTAACCGTCTTAAAAATACTTTTCTACTTGACTAACTAAACTTAGATACATCTCTGATCACTCTCGATATGTCACAATATTAGGAGTGTATTTAGTTTCAGATAGTCAAGTGAATGAAGtatgttttcaatattttcctttttaaagtTTTGTCgttattaaatattaagatatgtcactttttaaaaattaaagaaaaatatgtcaCATATATTTAAATAGAGGAGTATCTatgaattttctccattttatattaattatcatgTTTCATTTCCCGAgagttattttatatatgttttgaataactaaatattaatttcaaaatattgagTTGATATTAGTTATCATGTTTCATTCCTGAGAGTGATTTTACATGAGATTTGAATATCTAAGATCCCGTCtaatttgacttttttaaaattgatttttaagaGGACGTGTCtttgttattgttttgtttttctaattttcctccttttatttaatatttgacaATATTGACTATACTTTTCTTTTGACATTTTGTTATATGAAGTTTCTATGGAAAAAGATTACCATTTCTCTATTGTTGGACCACACGTTTTACAAGTGTAATCTAATAGCaagtcaattttgaaaaaattgtagGTAGTATCTTTTATTCAGATCTTCTCTTTTGCATTTAGTCAAATAGTGATGAATTTTCTTGTGTTCCTATCTGtttataccaaaaaaatataagtggTAAGCAAATATATACcaataacaaatattattacacataattatactattttcaaatCGAAAATAGAATTAGACGTAATCACTATTATTACATAAACAATGTAAATTAACTTTATATTATGGATTTATGAACAACTTCCCTTGAAATCCAAGAAAAAATCATGCATATTTACTAGTAttcttcatatataaatttacaaattttgtttttaaattgcTTTGTTTGTTtcactaaacaaaaaaaaaatcgactAAGACCATCTTCAACCCACCTCTGTTTTACTCTCATTTCTCAATgattggagagtaaaatagagaatggaCACTTCAAACCTTTTTTATTTCCACACtctatatttcacttt harbors:
- the LOC101259214 gene encoding PLASMODESMATA CALLOSE-BINDING PROTEIN 1-like isoform X1, producing MRISCCFLFCLLIFSVYTLTSGTSIADKHPTKAIRKSKKLAFQEEDIAISPSMYSDQLDVPIINPTTPGTTYPDPTMDSPPPPSTTQPITNPAPYMNPNPNPNPNPNPNPNPNPNPNPNPNPNPNPSNNPGPSTGGAWCVASSTASTTALQVALDYACGFGGADCSTIQSGGSCYEPNTIKDHASYAFNDYYQKNPAPTSCDFGGTAQLTYTDPSSGNCHYAASKSTPTTPPAQPPPTLPPPSLPPPTPSTTTPVNPYTPGGPNGFGSDPTDYGAEPTGTPSGADNLSSNFQFLFAMASFLVAVTAIQF
- the COR413IM1 gene encoding cold-regulated 413 inner membrane protein 1, chloroplastic, whose protein sequence is MMSLSLSLSYPIHRFASYNKQLCALRSPQSHHTRISQHKLQQSSSFLGYNPLRVSIDVSGEMNMKRRGGVVCSAAALTPRNLQWVCTISSVVLMLAKGTAIHKSFLVPLFALQAPTAVVSWIQGEYGIWSAFLALLVRLFFSFPGELELPFIALLMVIVAPYQVANLRGTKEGVILSLAIAAYLGFQHFTRAGSLQKAFDQGSIIATLAIICILAVPCLLLI
- the LOC101259214 gene encoding PLASMODESMATA CALLOSE-BINDING PROTEIN 1-like isoform X2, encoding MRISCCFLFCLLIFSGTSIADKHPTKAIRKSKKLAFQEEDIAISPSMYSDQLDVPIINPTTPGTTYPDPTMDSPPPPSTTQPITNPAPYMNPNPNPNPNPNPNPNPNPNPNPNPNPNPNPSNNPGPSTGGAWCVASSTASTTALQVALDYACGFGGADCSTIQSGGSCYEPNTIKDHASYAFNDYYQKNPAPTSCDFGGTAQLTYTDPSSGNCHYAASKSTPTTPPAQPPPTLPPPSLPPPTPSTTTPVNPYTPGGPNGFGSDPTDYGAEPTGTPSGADNLSSNFQFLFAMASFLVAVTAIQF
- the LOC101265701 gene encoding two-component response regulator ORR3-like — encoded protein: MDTQFHVLAVDDSIIDRKLIERLLKTSSYQVTVVDSGSKALELLEVRETGVNLIITDYSMPEMTGYDLLRKVKGSSYLKDIPVIIMSSENVPSRINRCLEEGAEEFFLKPVQQSDVNRIKPHLMREKPNSLKRKAMVECISPDRTRKYSSNNNNSLCSIFLQNICE